In the Oxyura jamaicensis isolate SHBP4307 breed ruddy duck chromosome 18, BPBGC_Ojam_1.0, whole genome shotgun sequence genome, one interval contains:
- the NPTX1 gene encoding neuronal pentraxin-1: protein MAAALPAGLPLLLLLLAPRGRAQSFGQTRFVCTSVPLDGDVCAATAQGSGSAEELKSTVLQLRETVLQQKETIMNQKETIRELTAKLGRCESQSVLDALPGEPKGGGAGRRHPGFAKNTMGDLSRAPAAETLSQLGQTLQSLKTRLENLEQFSRMNSSGQTTNLKDILQNKIDDLEKQVLSRVNSLEEGKFNPKNESEERGKIESTLTSLHQRISDLEKGQKDNRPPDRFQLTFPLRTNYMYAKVKKSLPEMYAFSVCMWIKSSASPGMGTPFSYAVPGQANELVLIEWGNNPMEILINDKVAKLPFVINDGKWHHICVTWTTRDGVWEAYQDGTQTGSGENLAPYHPIKPQGVLVLGQEQDTLGGGFDATQAFMGELAHFNVWDRKLSPGEVYGLATCSSKALSGNVIAWAEANIDVYGGATKWTFEACRQLN, encoded by the exons ATGGCCGCGGCGCTGCCCGCCGGgctcccgctgctgctgctgttgctggcGCCGCGCGGCCGCGCGCAGAGCTTCGGGCAGACCCGCTTCGTCTGCACCTCGGTGCCGCTGGACGGGGACGTGTGCGCCGCCACCGCGCAGGGCTCCGGCTCGGCCGAGGAGCTGAAGAGCACGGTGCTGCAGCTGCGGGAGACGGTGCTGCAGCAGAAGGAGACCATCATGAACCAGAAGGAGACGATCCGCGAGCTGACGGCTAAGCTGGGCAGGTGCGAGAGCCAGAGCGTGCTGGACGCGCTGCCCGGAGAGCCCaagggcggcggggccggcaggAGGCATCCCGGCTTCGCCAAGAACACCATGGGGGACCTGTCCCGGGCGCCGGCCGCGGAGACCCTGAGCCAGCTGGGGCAGACCCTGCAGTCCCTCAAGACCCGCCTGGAGAACCTGGAG CAGTTCAGCAGGATGAACTCCTCCGGCCAGACCACCAACCTGAAGGACATACTGCAGAACAAAATCGACGACCTGGAGAAGCAGGTCCTGTCCCGGGTGAACAGCCTGGAGGAAGGCAAGTTCAACCCCAAGAACGAGTCCGAGGAGCGGGGCAAGATCGAGAGCACCCTCACGTCGCTGCACCAACGCATCAGCGACCTGGAGAAAG GCCAGAAGGACAACCGGCCCCCGGACAGGTTCCAGCTCACCTTCCCGCTGCGCACCAACTACATGTACGCCAAGGTGAAGAAGAGCCTGCCCGAGATGTACGCCTTCAGCGTCTGCATGTGGATCAAATCCAGCGCCTCCCCCGGCATGGGCACCCCCTTCTCCTACGCCGTGCCCGGGCAGGCCAACGAGCTGGTGCTCATCGAGTGGGGCAACAACCCCATGGAGATCCTCATCAATGACAAG GTGGCCAAGCTGCCCTTTGTCATCAACGACGGCAAGTGGCACCACATCTGCGTCACCTGGACCACGCGGGACGGCGTGTGGGAAGCCTACCAGGACGGCACGCAGACGGGCAGCGGCGAGAACCTGGCGCCCTACCACCCCATCAAGCCCCAGGGCGTCCTGGTGCTGGGCCAGGAGCAG GACACGCTGGGCGGCGGGTTCGACGCCACGCAGGCCTTCATGGGGGAGCTGGCCCACTTCAACGTGTGGGACCGTAAGCTGAGCCCCGGCGAGGTGTACGGCCtggccacctgcagcagcaaggcTCTCTCGGGAAATGTCATCGCCTGGGCTGAGGCCAACATCGACGTCTACGGCGGGGCCACCAAGTGGACTTTCGAGGCCTGTCGCCAGCTCAACTAG